In Ovis aries strain OAR_USU_Benz2616 breed Rambouillet chromosome 16, ARS-UI_Ramb_v3.0, whole genome shotgun sequence, one DNA window encodes the following:
- the STC2 gene encoding stanniocalcin-2, translated as MCAERLGQFVTLALVLVTFDPARGTDATNTPEGPQDRGSQQKGRLSLQNTAEIQHCLVNAGDVGCGVFECFENNSCEIRGLHGICMTFLHNAGKFDAQGKSFIKDALKCKAHALRHRFSCISRKCPAIKEMVFQLQRECYLKHDLCSAAQENIRVMVEMIHFKDLLLHEPYVDLVNLLLTCGEEVKEAITHSVQAQCEQSWGSLCSILSFCTSAIQRPPTAPPERQLQGDRAKLSRGHPAEMGHHLAEPSSRETGRGAKGERVSKSHPNAHARGRTAGPGAQGTSGSSEWEDEQSEYSDIRR; from the exons ATGTGTGCCGAGCGGCTGGGCCAGTTCGTGACCCTGGCTTTGGTGCTGGTTACCTTCGATCCAGCTCGAGGGACCGACGCCACCAACACCCCCGAAGGTCCCCAAGACAGGGGCTCCCAGCAGAAAGGCCGTCTGTCCTTGCAGAACACAG CGGAAATCCAGCACTGTTTGGTCAACGCTGGCGATGTGGGGTGTGGCGTGTTTGAATGTTTCGAGAACAACTCTTGTGAGATTCGGGGCTTACATGGAATTTGCATGACTTTTCTGCACAACGCTGGAAAATTTGATGCCCAG GGCAAGTCATTCATCAAAGATGCCTTGAAGTGTAAGGCCCACGCTCTGCGGCACAGATTCAGCTGCATAAGCCGGAAGTGTCCAGCCATCAAGGAGATGGTGTTCCAGTTACAGCGGGAGTGCTACCTTAAGCATGACCTGTGTTCTGCTGCACAGGAGAACATCCGGGTGATGGTGGAGATGATTCACTTCAAGGACTTGCTGCTGCATGA ACCCTACGTGGACCTAGTGAACCTGCTGCTGACCTGTGGGGAGGAGGTGAAGGAGGCCATCACCCACAGCGTCCAGGCTCAGTGTGAGCAGAGCTGGGGAAGCCTGTGCTCCATCCTGAGTTTCTGCACCTCTGCCATCCAGAGACCCCCCACGGCGCCGCCCGAGCGCCAGCTCCAGGGCGACAGGGCCAAGCTCTCCAGGGGCCACCCCGCGGAAATGGGTCACCACCTTGCGGAGCCCAGCAGTCGGGAGACCGGCCGAGGTGCCAAGGGTGAGCGAGTTAGCAAGAGCCACCCCAACGCCCACGCCCGGGGCAGAACGGCCGGACCCGGGGCCCAAGGAACTTCTGGAAGCAGCGAGTGGGAGGATGAACAGTCTGAGTATTCCGATATCCGGAGGTGA